The Chryseobacterium sp. 52 genome includes a region encoding these proteins:
- a CDS encoding TolC family protein: MNSKFNALIILLGCPIISFGQVTGLEDVLIKAEKRYQSIKKKEVHIKASHERLNLQKTYYLPEVTLMAQQSFGTINAQNGPMYSQGGPGTASTSMPLADQNWNAAFGSLYLANINWNVYSFGKLKTKEQLETADIEVQKSDLNQEIFQHQIKTAGAYFNLLVSQRLEHVQLENHKRSEVIYTIAKARAESGLIPEVDASLAKAEMSNAQTSIINANDHVLEYNKKLADLLAEDFATYQLDHYFSENIPLMINEVASIEEHPNMLFISQKINKSKFQEAHLATTGLPSLSIFGVFQGRGSGFGWNYVQDNSAYSSSYLKGAGVDRMNYIFGFNVSWNLTDFYRSNSKVNEQKLWTKALDFDHQLLQQELSNQQGLAESKFRNALAKVTEAKVQMEAATDAYHQQKALYENGLTTIVDFTQALYLLNRAEINYEIAKNNSWQATVLIAASRGDMSIITKAIIH; the protein is encoded by the coding sequence ATGAATTCAAAATTTAATGCCCTCATTATATTGCTGGGCTGCCCTATTATTTCCTTTGGGCAGGTGACCGGCTTAGAGGATGTATTGATCAAAGCTGAAAAAAGATATCAATCCATCAAGAAAAAAGAAGTGCATATCAAGGCGTCCCATGAACGCCTGAATCTTCAAAAAACCTATTATCTGCCGGAAGTAACGCTAATGGCACAACAGAGTTTCGGAACAATCAATGCTCAGAACGGACCGATGTACAGTCAGGGTGGTCCGGGAACAGCTTCTACCTCAATGCCTCTTGCAGACCAGAACTGGAATGCTGCATTTGGAAGCTTATATCTGGCTAATATCAACTGGAATGTTTACAGTTTCGGAAAACTGAAAACCAAAGAACAATTGGAAACTGCCGATATTGAAGTCCAAAAATCTGACCTCAATCAGGAAATTTTTCAACATCAGATAAAAACAGCCGGTGCTTATTTTAACCTGTTGGTCAGCCAGCGCCTGGAACATGTACAGCTGGAAAACCACAAACGTTCCGAGGTTATCTATACGATTGCAAAAGCAAGGGCCGAAAGTGGATTAATTCCTGAAGTAGATGCCTCGTTGGCAAAGGCAGAAATGTCTAATGCCCAGACCTCCATTATCAACGCTAATGATCATGTTCTTGAGTATAATAAAAAACTGGCGGATCTACTGGCTGAAGATTTCGCCACTTATCAGCTAGACCATTATTTTAGCGAAAATATTCCTTTAATGATCAATGAGGTCGCTTCGATCGAAGAACATCCCAACATGCTTTTTATTTCTCAAAAAATCAATAAAAGTAAGTTTCAGGAAGCTCACTTAGCAACCACCGGACTGCCCTCGCTTTCTATTTTTGGAGTTTTTCAGGGACGGGGATCTGGTTTTGGATGGAATTATGTTCAGGATAATTCTGCCTATTCTTCATCTTATTTAAAAGGAGCAGGTGTAGACCGAATGAATTACATCTTCGGATTTAATGTAAGCTGGAATCTTACTGACTTTTACAGGAGTAACTCAAAAGTCAATGAACAGAAACTTTGGACTAAAGCTTTAGACTTTGATCATCAACTGCTTCAACAGGAATTATCCAACCAACAGGGTCTTGCAGAATCAAAATTCAGGAATGCTCTCGCAAAGGTAACAGAAGCCAAAGTACAGATGGAAGCGGCCACAGATGCTTATCATCAACAGAAAGCCTTGTATGAAAACGGACTGACCACTATTGTGGATTTTACCCAGGCTTTATATCTGCTGAACCGTGCTGAGATCAATTATGAAATTGCCAAAAACAATTCATGGCAGGCCACCGTACTTATCGCTGCCTCCAGGGGTGACATGTCAATCATTACCAAAGCCATTATCCACTAA
- a CDS encoding barstar family protein → MFGFALDTEEEPEVIAFIDDVKNIENQANIIYRTIRLINVDNAANLISAIENAAKIYENNGFICFLDNEKSIVTRTFISNIRILKSKKNNVTLSGQIWCLPPGYHQAWKMRLNNEITEKNIWKNFRKEDLQGWLVYALHTTRIDEVKEKINIRIDGNEFHNLDGFYCTLGEEINGIGGYFGRGFGALDDCLRGGFGVKSISEVTWINHHRSKKLFKTNFDKILQIFADRRVNVILE, encoded by the coding sequence ATGTTTGGATTTGCCCTTGATACTGAAGAAGAGCCTGAGGTTATTGCATTTATTGACGACGTAAAAAATATTGAAAACCAAGCAAATATTATTTATCGTACTATACGGCTTATTAATGTGGACAACGCCGCTAATCTAATATCAGCAATAGAAAATGCTGCAAAAATCTATGAAAATAACGGCTTCATTTGTTTCCTTGATAACGAAAAATCTATTGTAACCAGAACTTTCATTAGTAATATCAGAATATTAAAATCCAAAAAAAACAATGTAACACTATCAGGTCAAATATGGTGCCTCCCTCCTGGTTACCATCAAGCCTGGAAAATGAGACTCAATAATGAAATTACCGAAAAGAATATTTGGAAGAATTTCAGGAAAGAAGATTTACAAGGCTGGCTTGTCTATGCTCTTCACACGACTAGAATTGATGAAGTCAAAGAAAAGATCAATATCAGGATCGACGGAAATGAATTTCATAATCTGGACGGTTTTTATTGTACTCTGGGAGAAGAAATTAATGGTATTGGTGGATATTTCGGACGCGGTTTCGGTGCATTAGATGATTGCCTTCGTGGAGGCTTTGGCGTAAAATCTATTTCAGAAGTAACCTGGATTAATCATCACAGAAGTAAAAAATTATTTAAAACTAATTTTGATAAAATACTTCAAATTTTTGCGGATCGTCGGGTAAATGTTATTTTAGAATAG
- a CDS encoding HYC_CC_PP family protein, with amino-acid sequence MKRVFHLFFLFFYLVISSGFTTSKHICKGNSSEIHVGLKNLSDMDCSKCSTNKEKNHGKCCKLEVKKIYRADNLTASQKNLPVKFLSASIPYHNLGALFEVTPVYSEKTSSLFDFAENHFNYPSLYILHCVYRI; translated from the coding sequence ATGAAAAGAGTATTCCACTTATTTTTTCTGTTTTTTTATCTAGTAATTTCTTCGGGATTTACTACGAGTAAACATATATGTAAAGGAAACTCCAGTGAAATCCATGTAGGGCTGAAAAACCTTTCTGATATGGACTGCTCTAAGTGCAGTACCAATAAAGAGAAAAACCATGGAAAATGCTGTAAGTTAGAAGTAAAAAAAATCTACAGAGCAGATAATCTTACTGCTTCTCAGAAGAATCTGCCCGTTAAATTTCTGTCTGCCTCCATTCCGTACCATAATTTAGGAGCGTTATTCGAAGTTACACCCGTTTATTCAGAAAAAACTTCCTCACTTTTTGATTTCGCCGAAAATCATTTTAATTATCCCTCCTTATATATTCTCCACTGCGTTTATAGAATTTAG
- a CDS encoding flotillin family protein translates to MAIPGSLILTLVIVLVLFVTFLALISRYKRCPSDKILVIYGKTGGSSAKCIHGGGAFVWPVIQDFAYLDLKPISIEANLTNALSRQNIRVDVPCRFTIAISTEPDSMGNAAERLLGLAQEQIQELSKDILFGQLRLVIATMTIEEINSDRDKFLDNISKNVDTELKKIGLKLINVNVTDIRDESGYIEALGKEAAAKAINEAIISVAEQTKIGETGKAIADREKDTQIAETQRDRDVKIAITQKDREVSIASAIKDESIGKAEAAKESRIATSLANSIAVKGENEAKITIANSDAERREKEAEALRIATAAEKVQAARSLEESYLAEQKAEVARGERERSTQQANIVVHAEIAKQKAIIDAEAEAEKIRLQAKGEADAIFAKMEAEAKGLYEILTKQALGYDKIVQAAGGDTNSAFQLLLIEKLPELVKTQVEAVKNIKIDKITVWDSGNGQDGNGSTANFVSGMMKTVPPLNDLFNMAGLNLPEYLKGKPEEVKKEIVMVPEKKEKKNFDDMNPEAEAPKGDIPQA, encoded by the coding sequence ATGGCAATACCAGGAAGTCTTATTCTTACACTAGTCATTGTACTAGTACTATTTGTCACATTTTTAGCCCTTATTTCGAGGTACAAAAGATGTCCGTCAGATAAAATTTTAGTTATTTACGGTAAAACGGGTGGAAGCTCGGCAAAATGTATCCATGGAGGTGGTGCTTTCGTATGGCCTGTGATCCAGGATTTTGCTTATCTTGACCTTAAGCCGATCTCTATTGAAGCGAATCTTACCAATGCCTTATCCAGACAGAATATTCGTGTGGATGTACCATGTCGATTTACCATTGCGATCTCTACAGAACCGGATTCTATGGGAAATGCAGCAGAAAGATTACTGGGATTGGCTCAGGAGCAGATTCAGGAGCTTTCTAAAGATATTCTTTTCGGACAGCTGCGTTTGGTGATTGCAACCATGACGATTGAAGAGATTAACTCAGACAGAGATAAATTCTTAGACAATATTTCTAAAAACGTAGATACAGAACTAAAGAAAATTGGTTTAAAACTGATCAACGTGAACGTGACGGATATCAGAGATGAATCCGGATATATCGAAGCTTTAGGAAAAGAAGCAGCTGCAAAAGCAATTAACGAAGCGATTATCAGTGTTGCTGAGCAAACGAAAATCGGTGAAACCGGAAAAGCAATTGCCGACAGAGAAAAAGATACACAGATTGCCGAAACACAGCGAGACAGAGACGTTAAAATTGCAATCACGCAAAAAGATAGGGAAGTAAGTATTGCTTCGGCCATAAAGGATGAATCTATCGGTAAAGCAGAAGCTGCAAAAGAATCGAGAATTGCCACCTCATTAGCGAACTCTATCGCTGTAAAAGGAGAAAACGAAGCAAAAATTACGATTGCCAACTCTGATGCTGAAAGAAGAGAAAAAGAAGCAGAAGCCTTAAGAATTGCAACAGCTGCTGAAAAAGTGCAGGCTGCACGATCTTTGGAAGAATCCTATCTTGCTGAGCAGAAAGCGGAAGTGGCGAGGGGAGAAAGAGAACGTTCGACCCAACAGGCCAATATTGTGGTACACGCAGAAATTGCGAAACAGAAAGCCATCATTGATGCGGAAGCTGAAGCTGAGAAAATAAGACTACAGGCAAAAGGTGAGGCTGATGCTATTTTTGCTAAAATGGAAGCTGAGGCAAAAGGTCTCTATGAAATCCTGACAAAACAGGCTCTGGGTTACGATAAAATAGTTCAGGCAGCAGGAGGAGATACCAACAGTGCTTTCCAGCTACTCTTAATTGAAAAACTTCCTGAATTGGTTAAAACTCAGGTGGAAGCGGTTAAAAATATTAAAATCGATAAAATTACAGTTTGGGACAGCGGAAACGGACAGGACGGAAACGGTTCTACCGCTAATTTTGTTTCAGGAATGATGAAAACAGTACCCCCGTTGAATGATCTGTTCAATATGGCTGGTCTTAACTTGCCGGAGTATTTAAAAGGAAAGCCGGAAGAGGTTAAGAAGGAAATTGTAATGGTTCCTGAGAAGAAAGAGAAAAAGAATTTCGATGATATGAATCCGGAAGCTGAAGCCCCGAAAGGGGATATTCCGCAGGCATAA
- a CDS encoding choice-of-anchor I family protein, producing the protein MTNNYLLKGSVIAAFFLQGGLFGQTLIHYWNFNNNTSAAAITTPTSTLVSGSLAALAGGTSEIDFASGTGQNFNIDNLNARNSDPSGTHLRFNNPIGGALQFNIPTTGYNNAIVKFTTRRSGQGAGTQSWFYSTDGTTFVPYQTVSPQDANPQLITFDFSAVSGVSNNPNFKLKVEFSATGGGIVGNNRFDNFTVDATPSGGTDTTPPISTYLPAHNTNNASISVNPSISFNENVRLTDNSAINDSNAQNLVEFRIGNASGTQVPFTTNFSNNKITVVPTAALIPGQTYYLALKPNTVEDLSDNSITTLTSSTFTTAGTTLSLEKNFIKVNENAGTLAFKINVTNPSAATVNLVVKPAPFGTASSSDFTLADQTINIMPSTTSYTVNIPIIDDTLEEQQAEYFVVSLENPTGATISGDNTATVYIVDNDKPAPVPSGQIQLNYLGSFDPSGNNSSSTEIVVHDPASQKLFTISSITDVFDIIDFSNPSSLTVLKTVNMAPYGGITSIAVKNGIIAAASPNTDPQQNGSVVFFDINGVFIKQVTVGALPDMITFTPDGTKVITANEGEPNDAYTIDPEGTISIIDISGGIGNLTQTNVTTLNFNSFDSQTAALTATGLRKVRTNNSLSQDLEPEYVTVSADSQKAWVTLQENNAVAEINLASKTITGIWGLGKKDMSLPGNGFDASDNNGEVLIANWPVKAYYIPDAVQNYKVGNTNYIVTANEGDEKDLSGYSERTTVGANTYTMDPVLFPQASVLKASYNLGRFRVSSATGNTDADSDFEEISALGARSFSIFNADTKQLVYDSGDRFERYIAANHPLIFNADNEANGAKNRSRAKGPEPEGVTLATINGQTYAFITLERTGGVMVYNISDPNHPTFTDYKHSRSTSAYGGDNGPEGITYIAPGNTTTGKAYVIVANEISGTLSMYEVASPITLGTGEIKTEKATFNVFPNPVTKGGTLYFNRAQDYELYDMSGKMLGKEKNALTIDTSKLSTGVYLVKTSEGFMKRAIVK; encoded by the coding sequence ATGACCAATAACTATTTATTAAAAGGATCTGTCATTGCCGCATTCTTTCTTCAGGGCGGACTTTTCGGACAGACACTTATTCACTACTGGAATTTTAACAATAATACATCTGCTGCAGCTATTACAACTCCTACTTCCACATTAGTCAGTGGATCTCTTGCTGCTTTAGCCGGAGGAACCAGCGAAATAGATTTTGCAAGCGGTACCGGACAAAACTTCAACATTGATAATTTAAATGCAAGAAACAGTGATCCGTCCGGAACTCATTTAAGATTCAACAACCCAATTGGGGGAGCATTACAGTTTAATATTCCTACAACAGGTTATAATAATGCTATTGTAAAATTTACAACGAGAAGATCAGGGCAAGGTGCAGGAACCCAGAGCTGGTTCTATTCTACTGATGGAACTACTTTTGTTCCCTATCAGACTGTAAGTCCTCAGGATGCTAATCCTCAGTTAATCACTTTCGATTTTTCAGCCGTTTCAGGGGTTTCCAATAACCCGAATTTTAAATTAAAGGTAGAATTTTCCGCAACAGGAGGAGGAATAGTCGGTAACAACCGTTTCGATAATTTTACTGTAGACGCCACTCCTTCCGGAGGAACAGATACTACCCCTCCTATTAGCACTTATCTTCCTGCTCACAACACAAATAATGCTTCAATTTCTGTAAATCCATCTATTTCTTTCAATGAAAATGTAAGGCTTACAGATAATTCTGCGATCAACGATTCTAATGCACAAAACCTTGTAGAATTCCGTATCGGAAATGCTTCAGGTACCCAGGTTCCTTTTACGACAAACTTTAGCAATAATAAAATTACCGTAGTTCCAACGGCAGCACTTATTCCAGGACAGACCTATTATCTGGCCCTCAAACCCAATACGGTGGAAGATTTAAGTGACAACAGTATCACAACGCTAACATCAAGTACCTTTACTACAGCCGGGACTACTCTATCTTTAGAGAAAAATTTCATTAAGGTCAATGAAAATGCAGGAACTCTTGCCTTCAAAATTAATGTCACCAATCCTTCGGCGGCCACTGTTAATCTTGTGGTAAAACCTGCTCCTTTCGGTACGGCAAGCAGCAGTGATTTCACATTAGCTGACCAAACCATCAATATTATGCCATCTACGACAAGTTACACGGTCAATATTCCAATCATTGATGATACATTGGAAGAGCAGCAAGCCGAATATTTTGTAGTAAGCCTTGAAAATCCAACCGGAGCAACGATTTCCGGTGATAATACGGCAACGGTCTATATTGTGGACAATGATAAACCTGCTCCGGTTCCTTCCGGGCAAATCCAGCTAAATTATCTCGGAAGCTTTGATCCATCCGGAAACAACAGCAGTTCTACAGAAATTGTTGTGCATGATCCTGCTTCACAGAAATTATTTACCATCAGCTCCATTACCGATGTATTTGACATTATCGATTTCAGTAATCCTTCATCTCTGACGGTACTTAAAACGGTGAACATGGCTCCTTATGGTGGTATTACAAGTATTGCTGTTAAAAATGGTATTATTGCCGCTGCTTCCCCAAATACAGATCCGCAGCAGAATGGCTCCGTAGTCTTTTTTGATATTAATGGAGTCTTCATTAAACAGGTAACCGTAGGCGCTCTTCCTGATATGATCACTTTCACACCTGACGGAACAAAAGTCATTACAGCTAATGAAGGAGAACCAAATGATGCCTATACAATAGACCCGGAAGGCACAATCAGTATCATTGATATTTCAGGCGGTATCGGAAACCTTACACAAACCAATGTCACCACTCTTAATTTTAACAGTTTTGATTCTCAAACAGCTGCTTTAACAGCTACAGGTCTGAGAAAAGTGAGAACAAACAATAGTCTTTCCCAGGATTTAGAGCCTGAATATGTTACTGTAAGTGCAGACAGTCAGAAAGCGTGGGTAACGCTTCAGGAAAACAATGCTGTTGCAGAGATCAATCTTGCTTCAAAAACAATTACCGGAATCTGGGGACTGGGTAAGAAAGATATGAGCCTGCCGGGCAACGGTTTTGATGCTTCAGACAACAATGGTGAAGTATTGATTGCCAACTGGCCTGTAAAAGCGTACTACATTCCGGATGCAGTTCAGAATTACAAAGTAGGTAATACTAATTATATCGTCACCGCTAATGAAGGAGACGAAAAGGATCTTTCAGGCTACAGCGAAAGAACTACTGTAGGAGCGAATACGTATACAATGGATCCTGTGTTGTTTCCTCAGGCTTCTGTTTTAAAAGCATCCTATAATTTAGGAAGATTCAGGGTTTCCAGTGCTACAGGAAATACGGACGCAGATTCAGATTTTGAAGAAATCTCAGCTTTAGGAGCCCGTTCATTCTCCATTTTTAATGCAGATACCAAACAATTGGTTTATGACAGTGGTGACCGCTTTGAAAGGTATATTGCCGCGAATCATCCATTAATTTTCAATGCTGACAATGAAGCGAACGGTGCTAAAAACAGGAGCCGTGCTAAAGGTCCTGAACCGGAAGGAGTGACTTTAGCGACTATCAATGGACAGACTTATGCATTCATCACGCTGGAAAGAACCGGAGGTGTTATGGTTTACAACATTAGTGACCCTAACCATCCTACTTTCACAGATTATAAACATTCGCGTTCTACCTCAGCTTATGGTGGAGACAACGGGCCTGAAGGCATTACTTACATTGCTCCGGGAAATACAACAACAGGAAAAGCATATGTTATTGTTGCCAACGAAATCAGCGGAACATTATCCATGTATGAAGTTGCTTCGCCTATTACTTTAGGAACCGGGGAAATAAAAACCGAAAAAGCCACCTTCAATGTGTTCCCAAATCCGGTAACGAAAGGAGGTACACTGTATTTCAACAGAGCTCAGGATTATGAGTTGTATGATATGTCAGGAAAAATGCTCGGAAAAGAGAAAAACGCTTTAACGATAGATACTTCCAAACTTTCCACAGGAGTTTATTTAGTAAAAACTTCAGAAGGATTTATGAAGAGGGCAATTGTAAAATAA
- a CDS encoding NfeD family protein, with amino-acid sequence MFEFLQNLEPLQQGFWYTAIAASFIFLIQTVLTFIGGGHGDVAVHADFNGDSHADSPFQLFSFRNLINFLLGFGWGGVAFYNSIGNKSLLIFVAVLIGAGFIFLFFILILQIMKLTEDNTFKMENLIGRAGETYLTIPANMSGKGKITISVNGTSHELQAMTEDKENIPSGDSVRVVYIYDDILVVSKI; translated from the coding sequence ATGTTTGAGTTTCTTCAAAATTTAGAGCCCCTTCAGCAAGGGTTCTGGTATACAGCCATAGCAGCCAGCTTTATCTTCTTAATTCAAACGGTTCTTACTTTTATCGGAGGTGGTCACGGAGATGTAGCAGTTCATGCTGATTTTAATGGCGACAGTCATGCTGATAGCCCTTTTCAGTTATTTTCTTTCAGAAATTTGATCAACTTTCTTCTCGGCTTTGGATGGGGTGGAGTGGCATTCTATAATTCAATAGGAAATAAATCATTATTGATCTTTGTTGCGGTACTTATCGGAGCTGGATTTATATTTTTATTTTTCATCCTGATTCTTCAGATTATGAAACTTACGGAAGACAATACGTTCAAGATGGAAAATCTGATTGGCAGAGCAGGCGAGACCTATCTTACCATTCCTGCCAATATGAGTGGTAAAGGAAAGATCACAATTTCTGTGAATGGCACAAGCCACGAACTTCAGGCGATGACGGAAGACAAAGAAAATATCCCGTCCGGTGATTCGGTGAGAGTCGTTTATATCTATGACGATATCCTTGTCGTTTCAAAAATTTAA
- a CDS encoding NAD-dependent epimerase/dehydratase family protein, with the protein MNPIKIILTGATGMVGEGVLMECLENPAVSEILSISRKPSGKKHAKLKEYLVPDFMTIDLQDENLKGYDACFFCAGISSVGMNEEDYIRITYDTTLHFARAVLNQNPELVFNYVSGAHTDSTDSGNIMWARVKGRTENALKKLGFRNAFNFRPGFMKPIEGQINVKWFFKPFIWIFPVFLPSKSLTLHEVGRAMINAVHKGYPTSTLEIRDIKNLAI; encoded by the coding sequence ATGAATCCGATCAAAATAATTCTTACAGGAGCAACCGGTATGGTAGGGGAAGGTGTTTTAATGGAATGCCTTGAAAATCCGGCTGTTTCTGAAATATTAAGCATAAGCAGAAAACCTTCCGGAAAAAAGCACGCCAAGCTCAAAGAATATTTGGTTCCGGATTTCATGACGATAGATCTTCAGGATGAAAACCTTAAAGGTTATGATGCCTGTTTCTTCTGTGCAGGGATCAGCAGTGTAGGAATGAATGAAGAAGATTATATCAGGATCACTTATGATACTACGCTTCATTTTGCCCGGGCAGTTCTGAACCAGAACCCTGAACTTGTGTTTAATTACGTTTCAGGAGCTCATACAGACAGTACAGACAGTGGAAATATAATGTGGGCAAGAGTAAAAGGCAGAACAGAAAATGCGTTAAAAAAACTGGGCTTTAGAAATGCATTCAATTTCAGGCCAGGATTCATGAAACCAATTGAGGGTCAGATTAATGTAAAATGGTTTTTCAAACCATTTATTTGGATTTTCCCCGTTTTTTTACCCTCAAAATCATTAACTTTACACGAAGTGGGCAGAGCAATGATCAATGCAGTACATAAAGGCTATCCTACGTCTACTTTGGAAATCAGGGACATTAAAAACTTAGCTATATGA